Proteins from a genomic interval of Rosa chinensis cultivar Old Blush chromosome 2, RchiOBHm-V2, whole genome shotgun sequence:
- the LOC112184551 gene encoding cinnamoyl-CoA reductase-like SNL6 encodes MGIARLQEREEDHELLQELRRMLVSSAGQDKPHLPQKCFSSKSAYEDDSAEKLVCVTSGVSFLGLAVVNRLLLRGYSVRIIVNNSLDVEKLREMTTANVNVTVVMAKLAEVESLSQAFQGCRGVFHTSGFTDPAGLSGYTKSMADIEVKASANVMRACAVTPSVRKCVLTSSLLACVWQEQDISQNDLSTIPVINHDCWSHESLCIEKKLWYALGKLRAEKAAWTLAKETGLKLTTICPGLITGPEFFSRNPTATIAYLKGAQEMYQCGVLATVDVMRLAEVHVSVYKAMNKSAFGRYICFDKVIETEKEAEKLARETSMSKNKICGNDEESSSVHHLRYELSNKKLTNLLSRTLRSCYNQNQQFY; translated from the exons ATGGGGATTGCTCGTTTACAAGAGAGGGAAGAAGATCACGAGCTATTACAAGAGCTCCGCCGCATGTTGGTCTCCTCCGCTGGCCAAGACAAACCACACCTTCCACAAAAGTGCTTCTCATCCAAAAGCGCTTATGAAGATGACTCGGCAGAGAAGCTAGTCTGCGTCACAAGCGGCGTTTCCTTCTTGGGCCTCGCCGTCGTCAACCGCCTCCTCCTCCGCGGCTACTCCGTCCGCATCATCGTTAATAACTCCT TGGACGTTGAGAAACTGAGGGAGATGACGACGGCGAATGTTAACGTCACTGTAGTTATGGCGAAGCTAGCAGAAGTTGAAAGCTTATCACAAGCATTTCAGGGCTGTCGTGGCGTCTTCCACACCTCTGGATTTACCGATCCTGCTGGCCTTTCTGGGTACACT AAATCCATGGCTGATATCGAAGTGAAGGCCAGTGCGAATGTGATGAGGGCATGTGCAGTGACACCTTCAGTAAGAAAATGCGTGCTCACTTCTTCACTTTTAGCTTGTGTATGGCAAGAGCAAGACATTTCACAAAATGACCTCTCCACAATCCCTGTTATCAACCATGACTGCTGGAGCCATGAGTCACTCTGCATAGAAAAAAAG CTGTGGTATGCTTTGGGGAAACTTAGAGCAGAGAAAGCTGCATGGACATTAGCCAAAGAAACTGGGTTAAAGCTCACTACAATCTGCCCAGGTCTTATTACTGGCcctgaatttttctctagaaACCCAACGGCAACAATTGCATATCTCAAAG GTGCCCAAGAGATGTACCAATGTGGCGTGCTAGCAACCGTGGATGTGATGAGACTGGCAGAAGTTCATGTAAGTGTATATAAGGCGATGAACAAGTCAGCATTTGGTAGATACATTTGCTTTGATAAAGTCATTGAAACAGAGAAAGAGGCAGAGAAGCTAGCAAGGGAGACCAGTATGTCAAAGAACAAGATATGCGGAAATGATGAAGAGTCTAGTAGTGTTCATCATCTTAGATATGAATTGTCGAATAAGAAGCTTACAAATCTCTTGTCAAGAACACTAAGAAGTTGCTATAACCAAAACCAGCAATTCTATTAA
- the LOC112190097 gene encoding uncharacterized protein LOC112190097: MGHQSRTPPVPRKHHSPDSSSSDGGAAAITRAKKSRYPVDDDDDDGAGGDWVECSGKYCRSCSAGMIADCVALCCCPCALVNLLTLAFVKVPWMVGRKCLGLGENKKKKKENQSQGQNRKSKKKCRSKKKQASSSHRHQRCAAEEELPAQISCYVYGFDDQEEEGEEGEDCVSSAERVWLELYQVGHLGFGRVSFSGGGVQSVQGKGNLGNMN; this comes from the coding sequence ATGGGTCACCAGAGCCGGACTCCTCCGGTGCCACGTAAACACCACTCACCGGATTCGAGTTCATCGGACGGTGGAGCCGCCGCAATCACCAGAGCGAAGAAGAGCCGCTACCCAgtagacgacgacgacgacgacggcgCCGGCGGTGATTGGGTCGAGTGCTCCGGCAAGTACTGCCGGTCATGCAGCGCCGGCATGATCGCCGATTGCGTGGCGCTGTGCTGCTGCCCCTGCGCGCTGGTCAACCTGTTGACTCTGGCCTTCGTGAAAGTGCCGTGGATGGTTGGGAGGAAGTGCTTGGGGTTAGgcgagaacaagaagaagaagaaggaaaaccaGAGCCAGGGGCAGAATCGGAAATCCAAAAAAAAGTGCAGGAGCAAGAAGAAGCAGGCTAGTAGTAGTCATCGGCATCAACGTTGCGCGGCGGAGGAGGAATTGCCGGCGCAGATATCGTGCTACGTGTACGGTTTTGATGATCAGGAGGAGGAAGGGGAAGAAGGGGAGGATTGTGTGAGTAGTGCAGAGAGGGTATGGCTGGAATTGTACCAGGTGGGACATTTGGGTTTTGGGAGGGTTTCGTTTAGTGGGGGTGGAGTTCAGTCCGTGCAGGGGAAGGGCAATTTGGGAAACATGAATTGA
- the LOC112185475 gene encoding universal stress protein A-like protein has translation MAGAAPTRVLMGVNESTIKGYPHASISSRKAFEWTLDKIVRSNTSGFKLLFLHVQVPDEDGFDDMDSIYASPEDFKSLKRRDQARGAHLLEFFVERCHAIGVACEAWIKKGDPKEVICHEVKRLQPDLLVVGCRGLGPFQRVFVGTVSEFCVKHAECPVITIKRSAEETPEDPVDD, from the exons ATGGCGGGTGCAGCACCGACTCGGGTACTGATGGGAGTGAACGAGTCGACGATCAAGGGCTACCCGCACGCCTCCATAAGTAGCCGCAAAGCCTTCGAGTGGACTCTCGATAAGATCGTCCGCTCCAACACCTCCGGCTTCAAGCTTCTCTTCCTCCATGTCCAAGTTCCTGACGAAGACG GTTTTGACGACATGGACAGTATCTATGCGTCACCAGAGGATTTTAAAAGCTTGAAGCGTAGAGACCAGGCAAGAGGGGCTCATCTGCTGGAGTTCTTTGTTGAGAGATGTCATGCAATTGGG GTTGCTTGTGAAGCATGGATCAAGAAAGGTGATCCAAAGGAAGTAATCTGCCATGAGGTGAAACGATTGCAGCCAGATCTTCTAGTTGTTGGCTGCCGCGGTCTTGGTCCTTTCCAGAG GGTTTTTGTGGGGACTGTGAGTGAATTTTGCGTCAAGCATGCCGAATGCCCTGTCATCACAATCAAGCGCAGTGCCGAAGAGACACCTGAGGATCCAGTCGATGACTGA
- the LOC112185474 gene encoding uncharacterized protein LOC112185474 translates to MGTLGRSTAVADGCSGGSGPGPGPARFEAGEERRRIDDSGGSRVGSGGSGGELVRSFVELVKTVEAKVSVGMSFGDMDTCMSRLRGSESVGELESGLGEERRVVSIGSKTNSDANVGGDEDNGNCCDETKANGVGVEENGKCLDEIVEELDGGIEVPIAGTSDNGEDRVGEELSDGVNEFCIGDFVWGKIKNHPWWPGQICDPSDASEFAVKLRSKDKLLVAYFGDDTFAWCHPSQLKPFEENFVENSKLSSSKVFVIAVQKAVDEIGRLVKLKMSCACMGEEFLSGRKQPLASNAGVKEGVVVPEGRVGKFLGHLSQPVDLLAELKHMAQAVSLTSVLELNVLKSLLSAFYCSKGGYQLPVYIEPQLIPGLEDERKMVEVPVQWPSDDRSSSPIGSNTGNTEQNLLQRSPPSIENRQPHKRKEKTIADLLGEANRVEVKSMDGVVAKESAISEKRGLSSRRKKQKSSDIHGEGRLTFESGRERAKLSKSPTSTLARRKEEDEGIGIESSDGLAKESAGGNEETKKTPLSRKRKRDEDSIDSKDGDTQEKSGEKDETKKAPLSRRRKKNEDIHINSNDGEAKGKAGARVGELLNVGLQTDMKDQTGKSPLLRERKKSKYLSPPFTISDAGKRKRNLETESRNAVTSHDLGKEGKEQDMESVLSLEVSSKAQLGDRITRDAANIKGSPQILNSCSEALQEKLSIEGGNKSTDVKTPAEGEKKRVDPIKANAATNEVLSGVRSAALDPLYPVKRKSSFEIVVDFVSIFRDSVYHNGCYHKVYKKHQPHGKRKRSDSELGSLVKDNRTAANLHEDESGNRVIKKKQDMKSDKPTKKQAGETRSSKRRKLNSVIKSLGKDNEKTENQPVSESGKRNINTNQDKPKKKQAAEPPISKLVRRRSKHADTRDLKIKETEEEAPPTFLFVTFGPGSSLPTKDDLLRLYSKFGELNETETEMFYTNFCARVAFVMSSDAEEAFNHSLIDSPFGASNVNFRLQNPSGASKTRELSAIPESPPAKKKSRGKTASEALVASQPPAGEPSQVDFIRHRLKMMSSMLGNSDRKVSPVATSKIQNEIKELLKVVSTMGESSS, encoded by the coding sequence ATGGGGACGTTGGGGAGATCTACAGCCGTAGCTGATGGTTGCTCGGGTGGCTCCGGGCCGGGTCCTGGACCGGCGAGGTTTGAGGCCGGGGAGGAGAGGAGGAGGATTGACGACTCGGGTGggagccgggtcgggtcgggagGGTCCGGAGGGGAGCTGGTGAGGTCGTTCGTTGAGCTGGTTAAGACTGTGGAGGCTAAAGTCTCGGTTGGGATGAGTTTTGGGGACATGGACACGTGTATGTCGAGGTTGAGAGGGAGTGAGAGCGTTGGAGAGCTGGAGTCTGGTTTGGGTGAGGAGAGGAGAGTAGTGAGCATTGGTTCGAAGACGAATTCGGATGCGAATGTAGGGGGGGATGAGGACAATGGGAATTGTTGTGATGAAACCAAGGCCAACGGTGTTGGGGTTGAGGAGAATGGCAAGTGTTTGGATGAAATTGTGGAAGAGCTCGATGGGGGAATTGAGGTTCCCATTGCCGGTACGAGTGACAATGGTGAGGACCGGGTGGGAGAAGAGTTGAGTGATGGAGTGAATGAGTTCTGTATCGGAGATTTTGTGTGGGGTAAGATTAAGAACCACCCGTGGTGGCCGGGCCAGATTTGTGATCCTTCGGATGCTTCTGAGTTTGCAGTGAAGTTGAGATCCAAGGACAAACTTCTTGTAGCGTACTTTGGGGATGACACTTTTGCGTGGTGCCATCCGTCGCAATTGAAACCCTTTGAGGAAAATTTCGTGGAGAATTCTAAGCTGAGTAGCTCCAAGGTTTTTGTTATTGCTGTGCAGAAGGCTGTGGATGAGATAGGTAGGCTTGTAAAGTTGAAGATGAGTTGCGCTTGCATGGGGGAAGAGTTTCTAAGTGGTCGTAAACAGCCTTTAGCATCGAATGCTGGAGTTAAGGAAGGAGTTGTTGTCCCTGAAGGCCGAGTTGGGAAGTTTTTGGGTCATCTATCTCAGCCGGTTGACCTTCTTGCGGAATTGAAACATATGGCACAAGCTGTATCCTTGACTAGTGTTCTTGAGCTCAATGTATTAAAGAGTTTGCTGTCTGCCTTTTATTGTTCGAAAGGGGGATATCAGTTACCTGTTTACATTGAACCCCAGCTAATTCCTGGTCTTGAAGATGAGCGGAAGATGGTGGAAGTCCCAGTGCAGTGGCCATCTGATGACAGGTCGTCTTCTCCCATAGGCTCCAATACTGGAAACACTGAACAAAATTTGTTGCAAAGGTCACCACCAAGTATAGAAAATAGACAGCCCCATAAAAGGAAGGAGAAGACCATTGCTGATCTTCTTGGAGAAGCCAATCGTGTTGAGGTAAAAAGTATGGATGGGGTTGTAGCTAAAGAAAGTGCAATCTCAGAGAAACGAGGGCTATCATCCAGACGGAAGAAGCAAAAAAGCAGTGATATTCATGGTGAGGGTAGATTGACTTTCGAATCAGGAAGGGAAAGAGCCAAACTCTCAAAATCGCCCACAAGCACTTTAGCGAGGagaaaggaagaagatgaaggtaTTGGCATCGAGAGCAGTGATGGTTTGGCTAAAGAGAGTGCTGGTGGAAATGAAGAAACTAAGAAGACTCCTCTCTCAAGGAAAAGGAAGAGGGATGAAGATAGCATCGACAGTAAAGATGGTGATACCCAAGAAAAAAGTGGTGAAAAGGATGAAACTAAGAAGGCTCCGTTGtcaaggagaaggaagaagaatgaAGATATTCACATCAACAGTAATGATGGTGAGGCCAAAGGAAAAGCTGGTGCAAGAGTGGGGGAGTTGCTCAATGTTGGTTTACAAACAGATATGAAAGACCAAACTGGTAAGAGCCCTTTGTtgagggaaagaaaaaaaagcaagTACTTGTCCCCACCCTTCACAATAAGTGACGCAGGGAAAAGAAAACGAAACTTGGAAACAGAATCTCGAAATGCTGTAACGAGTCATGATTTGGGGAAAGAGGGGAAAGAGCAAGACATGGAATCAGTATTATCTCTGGAGGTTTCTAGTAAAGCTCAGCTTGGGGACAGGATTACCAGGGATGCTGCCAACATTAAGGGGTCCCCTCAGATTTTGAATAGTTGCAGTGAGGCATTACAAGAGAAACTCTCAATAGAAGGTGGGAATAAGAGCACTGATGTTAAAACACCAGCAGAAGGTGAGAAGAAGCGTGTTGATCCGATAAAAGCTAATGCAGCCACTAATGAAGTGCTGTCTGGAGTCCGCTCTGCAGCTCTTGATCCATTATATCCAGTCAAAAGGAAATCCTCCTTTgagattgttgttgattttgtgtCCATATTTAGAGACTCAGTTTACCACAATGGCTGCTACCACAAGGTTTACAAGAAGCACCAACCTCATGGAAAGAGGAAGAGATCAGATTCTGAACTGGGGTCATTGGTGAAAGACAATCGAACTGCTGCAAATTTGCATGAAGATGAATCTGGTAACAGGGTTATTAAGAAGAAACAAGATATGAAGTCTGATAAGCCTACAAAAAAGCAAGCTGGTGAGACACGAAGTTCAAAGAGAAGGAAGTTAAATTCTGTAATTAAGTCGTTGGGAAAAGACAATGAGAAAACAGAAAATCAGCCTGTCAGTGAATCTGGGAAGAGGAACATCAACACTAACCAAGATAAGCCTAAGAAAAAGCAAGCTGCTGAGCCACCAATTTCAAAGCTGGTCAGGCGGAGATCAAAGCATGCTGACACTCGGGATTTGAAGATTAAGGAGACGGAAGAGGAGGCTCCGCCTACATTCCTTTTTGTAACATTTGGACCTGGATCCTCGCTGCCTACCAAGGATGATCTTCTCAGATTATACAGTAAATTTGGGGAACTAAATGAAACTGAAACTGAGATGTTCTACACCAATTTCTGTGCTCGTGTTGCGTTTGTAATGAGCTCGGACGCGGAAGAAGCCTTCAATCATTCTCTAATTGACAGTCCCTTTGGAGCATCCAATGTAAATTTCCGCCTCCAAAATCCCTCAGGTGCTTCCAAGACTCGTGAGCTCAGTGCAATACCCGAGTCTCCTCCGGCTAAGAAGAAGTCCAGGGGCAAGACTGCAAGTGAGGCATTAGTAGCTTCACAACCACCTGCTGGTGAGCCCTCGCAAGTTGATTTCATTAGGCATAGACTTAAGATGATGAGCTCAATGCTGGGAAACTCAGATCGCAAAGTGTCGCCTGTTGCAACATCGAAAATTCAGAATGAGATAAAGGAGCTACTGAAGGTCGTAAGCACAATGGGTGAATCCTCATCTTAG
- the LOC112190450 gene encoding 50S ribosomal protein L12, chloroplastic — protein sequence MAASLSTLTLGTPSYPSTTTSSFPSHTPKPSLQFPFTPKTPTLSHRATHLRPVAAAVAAPEKIEKLGADISSLTLEEARILVDYLQDKLGVSAASLAPAAAVAAAPGAGEAPAAAVEKTEFDVVIEEVPSNARIAVIKAVRALTSLALKEAKELIEGLPKKFKEGVSKDDAEDAKKQLEAAGAKVGIV from the coding sequence ATGGCTGCCTCTCTCTCTACTCTCACACTCGGCACTCCTTCTTACCCATCGACCACCACCTCCTCCTTCCCTTCCCACACTCCCAAACCCTCCCTCCAATTCCCCTTCACCCCCAAAACCCCCACCCTCTCCCACCGCGCAACCCACCTCCGCCCCGTCGCCGCCGCCGTCGCCGCCCCGGAGAAAATCGAGAAGCTCGGCGCCGACATCTCCAGCCTCACTCTCGAGGAGGCCCGCATCCTCGTCGACTACCTCCAGGACAAGCTCGGCGTCTCCGCCGCCTCCCTCGCTCCCGCCGCCGCTGTCGCCGCGGCACCCGGAGCCGGAGAGGCCCCCGCCGCTGCGGTGGAGAAGACGGAGTTCGACGTGGTGATTGAGGAGGTCCCGAGCAATGCGAGAATCGCGGTGATTAAGGCGGTTAGGGCTTTGACGAGCTTGGCGTTGAAGGAGGCCAAGGAGCTGATTGAAGGTTTGCCCAAGAAATTCAAGGAGGGGGTTTCGAAGGACGATGCCGAAGACGCCAAGAAGCAGCTGGAAGCCGCCGGAGCTAAAGTCGGAATTGTCTGA
- the LOC112188943 gene encoding monodehydroascorbate reductase 4, peroxisomal encodes MGRAFVYVILGGGVAAGYAALEFTKRGISHGELCIISEEPVAPYERPALSKGFLLPEAPACLPSFHTCVGANEERLTPKWYKEHGIELVLGTRVKSVDVRRKTILTGSGETITYRTLIIATGARALKLEEFGVKGSDSENVCYLRNLVDANRLVDLVQSCPGGNAVVIGGGYIGMECAASLVINRMNVTMVFPEEHCMARLFTPKIASYYEEFYKSKGVNFVKGTILSSFEIDPDGKVTAVNLRDGSSLPADMVVVGIGIRPNTSLFEGQLTLEKGGIKVNGKMQSSNGSVYAVGDVAAFPVKLFGDSRRLEHVDSARKTARHAVAAIMEPNKAVEFDYLPFFYSRVFTLSWQFYGDNIGDVVHYGDFSGGTFGAYWVSNGHLVGSFLEGGTKEEYEAIAKATRLKPAIEDVAELERQGLGFALTASQKPPPSPPREVAGPGIIVERPIYAFHATAGVLLAASIAAFAYWYGRKRRRW; translated from the exons ATGGGGAGGGCATTTGTGTATGTGATTCTTGGAGGAGGGGTGGCAGCTGGTTATGCAGCACTTGAATTCACCAAGAGAGGCATCTCCCATGGTGAACTCTGCATCATTTCCGAGGAGCCA GTTGCCCCTTACGAGAGACCTGCTTTAAGCAAAGGTTTTCTACTTCCAGAAG CCCCTGCATGCCTTCCATCATTCCACACATGTGTTGGTGCCAATGAGGAAAGGTTAACTCCAAAATGGTATAAGGAACATG GGATTGAATTAGTTCTTGGAACTCGAGTCAAGTCTGTTGATGTTAGACGCAAGACAATATTGACAGGATCTGGAGAGACTATAACTTACAGGACTCTCATTATTGCAACAGGTGCTCGG GCACTGAAGCTGGAGGAGTTTGGAGTCAAAGGATCAGATTCTGAAAACGTGTGCTATTTACGAAATTTGGTTGATGCCAATAGACTTGTCGACTTGGTGCAATCTTGCCCTGGCGGAAATGCTGTTGTCATTGGTGGTGGCTACATTGGAATGGAGTGTGCTGCATCGTTGGTGATCAATAGAATGAATGTAACAATGGTTTTTCCAGAAGAACATTGCA TGGCTCGATTATTCACACCCAAGATTGCAAGTTATTATGAAGAGTTTTACAAGTCCAAAGGAGTGAATTTTGTTAAAGGAACCATTTTGTCCTCATTTGAGATTGACCCAGATGGGAAG GTCACAGCCGTTAATCTTAGAGATGGAAGTAGTCTACCTGCAGATATGGTTGTGGTGGGAATAGGAATCCGTCCAAACACAAGCCTATTTGAAGGTCAGCTGACGCTGGAGAAAGGTGGGATCAAAGTGAATGGAAAAATGCAGTCGAGCAATGGCTCAGTCTATGCAGTTGGAGATGTTGCTGCATTTCCAGTCAAACTATTTGGTGACTCCCGTAGGCTCGAACACGTTGACTCAGCAAGAAAAACTGCCAGACATGCTGTTGCTGCAATTATGGAACCAAACAAAGCGGTTGAATTTGACTATCTACCATTCTTTTACTCCAGAGTCTTCACCTTGTCTTGGCAGTTTTATGGGGACAATATAGGAGATGTAGTCCATTATGGAGATTTCTCAGGAGGCACATTCGGGGCTTATTGGGTCAGCAATGGTCATCTTGTTGGGTCTTTTCTTGAAGGAGGAACCAAAGAAGAGTATGAAGCTATAGCCAAGGCCACCAGGCTGAAGCCAGCAATTGAAGATGTGGCCGAGTTGGAAAGGCAAGGTTTGGGTTTTGCATTGACTGCTAGTCAGaaaccaccaccatcaccacctcGTGAAGTTGCTGGTCCTGGCATCATTGTGGAGAGACCAATATATGCTTTTCATGCAACTGCCGGCGTTCTTCTGGCTGCATCAATAGCTGCATTTGCATATTGGTATGGAAGAAAGCGCCGAAGATGGTGA